CGCAAGGCCAGAATGAAAACCTGCCGCTGTCATTGCTGGCGATCCTGACCCTCGCGCTCGGCATCGGCTGGGTGCAGGGCAGCCTCGCGCCGCGCCTGCATCGCGGCATCGTCGTGCTGAGCCTCGCCATCGGCGGCCTGCTCCTGACCGCGGCGGATGCGCTGGTGGTGGAATCGCCCAGCGGCTTCGCCCCGCCCGCCTTGACGATGCTGGCGACGACGCGATGGCTGGGCCTGCCGCCGATCGTATGGCTGGCCGTCCCTTCGTTTTTGGCTCTCGGATGGGGCGTCGATCGTTACGGGCGGGGCTGGCGGCGTGGCGCTTATATCCTCAGCGCACTGATGGCGGCGCTGTTCGGCCTGATGATGGCGGGCTTCGCCGGCCAGTATAAAATCGGCTTCGCCGATACCTATCTGACACCGACGCTGCTGGCGGCCACACTCGGCGGCATCTCGTTCCTGGGCGGGCGCGGCAGCATCCTCGCCGCCATCGGCGCCAGCCTGCTGATGACGGCCATCGACAGCGTCCTGATCATGCTCGGCCTGCCGTTCGAATTCCGCCTGATCGGATTCGCCGCCCTGCTGCTGGCTGCCGTCGCCTGGCAGCAACAGGGCCCGACGAGTTTCGGGCTTCAGGGCCTGTTGCCGACGGCGCGCCGCACGAGGTCGTGAAAATAGGCGACGCCGGTCTCGAGGCGCGGGTTGAGCGGGCCGGACCGGTAGACCCCGACTTCGAGATTGCGCTGCACCTGGCTGCAGATCGGGAAATCCTCCTCGACCACCTGGCAGGTCATGGCGGCCTTGCGATCCTTCTCGGCCTCGCTGAAACCGGCCTCGGGATCGAAATAGAAATCGAACAGCAGCCGCAGCCGCGACACCGATTGCGGCAGGATGCGGCAGATATTGAAGCCGCCGGCATAGACGCCGAGGCTGTTGTTGGGCCAGCGCCATAGGAAGAGGCCCTGATAAGCGCCGGTCTCTCCGGCCGGCGCCTTCGCCCGCGGAGACGCATGGTGAACCGAGACGCGATCGCCATTCACGACGCGATAAGTCGCCATGTCGAGATCGGCCGCGAGCTGCGGATGCAGATAGGGGATGTGGTAAGCGTCGAGATAATTGTCGGTATAGGTCTTCCAGTTGAAGTCGAGTTCGTAGCTCTGCCGCTTGTGGAAGCGGTAGCGTTCGAGCGGCACGCCCTGCGTCGCGGCCGCCATGTCGCCCAGGCCCGACAGGAGATCTCCGGCTTGCGGATCGAGATTGACGAAGACGAAGCCGCGCCACTCCTCGACGCGGACCGGGAACAGCCCGAGCGCCGCGCCGTCGAAGCTCTCCTCCTCGGCAAAGCCCGGCCGCTTCTTCAGCCGGCCATCATGGTCATAGACCCAGCCGTGATAGGGACAGCGCAGCACGCCGCATTGGCCGTTGCCCTCGGGCAGCAGCTGCGCCGCGCGATGGCGGCAGACATTGTGGAAGGCGCGGAGCCCGCCATCCTTTCCGGCGAGGACGAATATCCGCCGCCCGGCGAGCTCGGTCGCGAGATACTCGCCAGCTCGCGCCAGCTCATGGCGATGACCGACCAGCAGCCATTCGCGCCCGAAGATCGTCGCCATCTCCCGGGCGTAGATCTCGGGGTCCACATACCAGTCGCTGTCGAGCGTCGTTGTGAATTCGGCGCTCATGATCAGGCGATCCATTCCGAGACGGGCGCGCGCGCCTCATGCAGCGGCTGCGCAATCACATCGACCAGGGTCGGCGACGCCGATTCCAGGGCCGCCTTCAGCGCCGGCCGCAATTCGCGTGGATCCTCGACGCGCCAGGCCTTGAGCCCATAGGCCTCGGCGATGCGCGCATGGTTGCTGCGGTCGAAATCGACCGAGAAATAGCGCTCATGGAACTTGGTCTTCTGACCGGCCTTGATCCAGCCATAGCTGGCATTGGAGAAGACGACATAGGTGATTGGCAGCTTGAGCCGCATCACGGTCTCGAGCTCGCCGACTGTGAAACCGAAGGCGCCGTCGCCCATGGCGGCGACGCATTTGACGCCGGGCCGGCCGATCGAGGCGCCGATCGCGGCCGAGAGCGAATAGCCCAGCGCCCCATGGGCGCGGTTCGAGATGAAATGCCGCCCGGCGCGCCGCTGCTCGTAGAAGGCCGAGAAATAGGGACAGGGCGTGCCGGGATCGGCGATCAGGATCGCGTCCTCGGGCAGGAGCCGCTGCAGCTCGGCCACGACGCGCTCGGGCCGGATCGGCCGCTCCTCGCTGGCTGCGATGGCGTCGAACGCCAGGAACTTCTCGGCCTTGGCCGCCGCGACCGCTTCGCGGCCCCAACTTTCGGTTCTCCGATGCGGAGGACCCAGCGCCTCGTTCAGGGCCGCCAGCGTCAGCTTGGCGTCGCCCAGCAGCGCGACATCGGCCGGATAGGTGACCGCGATCACGCCGGAATCGACATCGAGATGGAGGAAGCGCCGTCCCTCGCGCGGCGGATGGCGCCAGCGATCGGTGGTGACCGAGCCGGCACGACAGCCGATGAAGAAGACCAGATCGGCCTGGTCGAGCACGCGCGCGGTCTCGGTGCTGCCGCCATTGCTGCCGACGACGCCGAGCGCCAGCGGATCGGTCTCGGCGATGCTGCCCTGGCCGCTGATCGAGGTGGCGATCGGCGCGCCCAGGCGGCGCGCGAGTTGCGCCAGCTCGGGCTCGGCACCTGAGATCACGACACCACCGCCGCAAAGGATGATCGGGCGTTTCGCGGCGGTCAGGAGTCCTGCCGCCTTCTCGATCGCGGCGGGATCGGCGCCGGCGCGGCGCGCCGGAAACTGGTTCAACCCCGGCTCGACCCAGAGGTCGCTTTCATCGACCGCGTCCTGCTGCACGTCGAAGGGCAAGCCCAGATGCACCGCCCCCGGACGCCCGGTCGTGAGCTGCGCGAAGGCCGCACGCAGGGTGCCGGGGATCGAGCTGGATTTGTCGATCATCCGGTTCCATTTCGTCACCGGCCGGAACAGCGCCTCCTGATCCAGCTCGGTCAAAGTGAAGCGCCCGCGCGAGGTCACGGCGATATCCGTCGTCACGGCCAGCACGGGAATCGAGGATTCGTTGGCCTCGGCCACGCCCGGCAGGATGTAGGTGGCGCCGCCGCCGCTCGGACCCTCGCAGACGCCGACCTTGCCAGTCACGCGCGCATAGGCATCGGCCATGTAGCCGGCCGAGCGCTCGTCGCGCGTCAGGATATGGGTGATGCCGTGATCGAGGCGGAACAGCGCGTCATAGAGCGGCAGGCTGGTGTCGCCGCAGAGTCCGAACACATGCCGCACGCCCTGGAGCTGCAGCATGCGGACAAAGGCCTCGGCACCCGACAGGCGATTCATGACTCTCCCCGGAACGGCCGGGTGAGAGTGGCCGGTTTGCGGAGCCAGTCAAGATGTGAAGGGATATGGGTCTCGACAGAGGAAACAATGCCAGCCCCTTCCCTTGCGGGAGGGGCGGATGCAGACGACGGAAGTCGTCTGCACGGGGAGGGTCCGCTTGGTGGGATCTCGACGCGTCACCCCTCCCCCTACTCCCTCCCGCAAGGGAAGGGGGTGAAGAAAGTCAGGAGATCAGCCCAGCGCCAGCAGCGAATCCCGCACCCGGCTCAGATGCTTGAACAGCACCTTGCGGGCGGCCTCGGGGTCGCGCTCCTTCAGCGCCGCCACGATCTCGGTGTGGTCGCGGTCGTAGCTGTTGCGGACCTCGGGCGTCACGCTGCGCTTCTTGAGCCGATACCAGTCGGGCTCGTTGCGCACGACATTGATCGCCTCGCACCAGGCCAGCAGGATCGCGTTCTTGGCGGCGCGGAAGATGGTGAGGTGGAGCTGCGCGTCCCAATGCTCGAACTCGGCCAGGCCCTTGGCCGCGATCGAATGCTTCAGTGCCAGCTCGATCTGGGCGATGTCCTCGGCCGTGGCCCGGCTGGCGGCCAGCGCCGCCATCTGCGGCTCGATGATGATCCGGACCTCCATGAGGTCGGCGGGGCTCGCCCCCCGGAGCTTGGTGGTCAGGTCGCCGCTCATGCTGCCATTGGCCAGGCCGGCCCCATGGCCGTTATGACCGTTATGGCCGTTCGTGCCGTTGCTCCTCCCCTCGTTGGGCGAGCGCACGAAGGTGCCCCGGCCGACATGGCGTTCGAGCAGCCCCTCTTCTTCGAGCAGCTTGAGCACCCGGCGCAGGGTGTTGCGGGCGAGACCGAACTGCTCGGCGAGCGCGCGCTCGGGCGGCACTTGCCGGCCGGCCGGCCAGCCGCCATTGGCGATCTGGCTGCGGAGCTCCTCGGTGACGGTCTGAAGGCGGGCGGATTGTCCGTTTGTTGTCATGATATTTGATCCTTTGAACCAAGATTGAACCAATAAAATGGACTCTGCAAGCCCAAAAAGTAGGCAGTCTGCCTCTTGACTCTGCCCATTGACGGTGCAGAATCCGAGGGTCATTGGATCAATGGTTCAAATTTGGTTCAATCAATAGGAGAGAGTGCGTGAAGCTGGTCGTTTACGAGCGCGAGGGACGTCGCGGCGTCGGTATTCTCGAGCAGGACGACCGGATCCGTCCCTACCGCCTGACCGAGGCCGAGGCCGCCCAGGGCCTCCAGGCCGTGATCGAGGCGAAGCTCGCCGGCCGGATCCTGCCGCTGGCCGACGTCACCATCGCCCTCGACGGCGTCAGGCTGATCGCCCCCTTCCCCCACCCCCGGCGCAACATCTTCTGTGTGGGCAAGAATTACTACGAACACGCCCATGAGTTCGCCCGCAGCGGGTTCGATTCCTCGGCCACCTCGGGCGCCGTTCCCGACGCGCCGATCATCTTCACCAAGGTCCCGGAATGCGTGACCGGGCCGTTCGACCCGGTCTTCATGGAGGCGCGGGTCTCGGCCGCGATCGATTACGAGGCCGAGCTCTGCGTCGTGATCGGCAAGGGCGGGCGCGGCATCCCCAAATCCGAGGTGATGGCCCATGTCTGGGGCTATACCGCGGTCAACGACGTGACCGCGCGCGACCTGCAGGCGAAACACAAGCAGTGGCTGATCGGCAAGTCGCAGGACAGCTTCTGCCCGATGGGTCCCTGCGCCGTGACCGCCGACGAGATCGACCTGGCCGACACCACCGTCCAGTGCTGGGTCAATGGCGAGCTGCGCCAGAATGCCAACACCCGCGACCTCATCTTCGACGTGCCCACCCTGATCGAGGCACTCTCGGCCGGCATCACCTTGCTGCCTGGCGATCTGATCGCGACCGGCACGCCCGTTGGCGTGGGCATCGGCTTCAATCCGCCCCGCTATCTCAAGCCGGGCGACAAGGTCCGGATCGAGATCGGCGGCATCGGCCGGATCGAGAACGAGTTCCAGGAACTGTCGGCGCAGCGGCGCAAGGGCTCGGCGGCATGAGCACGCAGACCATCGAACGCATGGCGGTCGAGGTCGAGGGCGAGGGCGACCCGGTCGTCCTGGTTCATGGGCTGGGCGGCAGCTCCAACACCTGGACGCCGCAGCTGGGCATTCTGGCCGGCCGCTACCGCATCATCCGCCCGGACCTCCAGGGCTCGGGCCGCAGCCCGCTCGGCTCGGCATCTCTGTCGGTCGACGGCTTCGTCGACAGCCTGATCCGCATGGCCAGGGTTCTGGGCGTCGAGCGCGCGCACTTCGCCGGCCATTCGCTCGGCACCATCATCCTGCAGAAGCTCGCCATCGCCGAGCCGCGGCTGGTCCGCAGCCTGACGCTCTGTGCGCCACTGCTGGCCCCGCCCGACCAGGCCCGCCAGGGGCTGAAGGACCGCGCCGCCAAGGCGCGGGCCGAGGGCATGGGCGACATCGCCGACGCGGTCCTCAAGGTCGCGATCTCCAACCACACGAAGCAGGCCAATCCGGTCGCCTTCGCCGCCGCGCGCGAATCGCTGATGCGCCAATGCCCGAATGGCTATGGCGCCACCTGCGAGGCGCTGGCCGCGGTCGAGGCCGCCGATGTGACGCGCATCACGGCCCCGACGCTCCTGATCGCGGGCGAGGACGACCCGGTGGCGCCGGCCTCGGTCGCGCGCACCATCGCCGACCGCATCAAGGGTGCGCGCGTTCATGTGCTGGCGCGCATCGCCCATTGGACGACGTTCGAAGCCGCCACCGAAGTCAACGCGCTGATGAAGGATTTCCTGGCGGCACAACGCTGAACCACCGACAGACCGCCTGAGGCTTCCGCCAAGATCCCGCTTTCGACAAGGGACAGGAGGCCGGGCCAACCCCTTGGGAGGGACCTGACTATGGGTAACGTGCTCTTCACCAACGTCCGCATCTTCGACGGCACCGGCGAGCATCCCTACACGGGCGAGGTGCTGGTCCAAGGCAACCGCATCAAGCATGTGGGCCGCGGCAGCCGCACCGTGCCGGTCAATGGCAACACCGTCATCGACGGCGCCGGCTGCACCGTCATGCCGGGCATGACCGAGGCCCATACGCATTTCTCCTGGAACAATGCGGCGAGCCTCGACGCGATCTTCCGCATGCCGCCCGAGGAGCACACGCTGCTCGCGGCCGGGTCGGCCAAGACCTATCTCGACATGGGCTGGACTTCCTGCGTCGGTGCCGCGGCCGCGAAGCCCCGCCTCGACGTGGTGATCCGCAACGCGATCAATTCCGGGCAGATCCCGGGGCCGCGCTATCTCGCGAACAGCCAGGAGATCGCCACCATGGGCGGCCTCGGCGACACCAACCCGCCTCATGTCGACGCGCCCGAGATGTCCTTCGGCTGGGTCGTGACCGGCCCCGAGGAGATGCGCAAGGCCGTGCGCATGTTCATCAAATACGGCGTCGATCTCATCAAGCTCAATCTCTCCGGCGAGGAGATGACCGACACCAAGGCGCAGGAAACGCCGATGGCGGAGGAAGAGATCGTCATGGCCGTGACCGAGGCCAAGCGCCGCGGCATCCGGGTCTGCGCCCATGCGCGCTCGGACGAGTCCGTGCGGCTCTGCATCAAGCACGGCATCGAGATCATTTATCACGCGTCCTACTGCAGCGACGACACCATCGACCTCCTGGCGCAGCACAAGGACAAGTTCTTCGTGGCGCCGGGCCTGGGCTGGCTGGTCAATACCGCGCGCAATGCCGGCCCCTTCGGCATCAAGCCGGACTCGCCGCTGGGCATCTATTACGAGCGTGAGCTCCATATCGCGGTCGAGACCATGCGCAAGATGCACAAGAAGGGCATCCGGGTGCTGCCGGGCGGCGATTACGGCTTCGCCTGGACCAGGCATGGCACCAACGCCAAGGACCTCGAATATTTCGTCGACATGGTCGGCATGAGCCCGATCGAGACATTGGTCGCCTGCACCCGCTATGGCGGCCAGATCATGGGGAGGCCGAACGAGCTGGGTCAGGTGAAGCCCGGCTTCCTCGCCGATCTCCTGCTGGTCGACGGCGATCCGGTCGCCAATATCCGCATCCTCCAGGATCGCAACCGCATCCTGGCCGTGATGAAGGACGGCGAATTCTTCCGCACGCCGGACATGCAGCCCAGCCGGGCCCGGGTCGCGGTCTAAGGCGCGAAGGACCCGGATCCAGTGACGCGTTCCGACGGGCCGCCGGCTCGACGTTCGCTCTCGGGACCGCGCGATCGCGCGGCTCCCGGCAGCGAGCGCTGCGCCCATCAGATGGCCGGGCTGATCACCGCCCTGCCGAAAACCAAAGCCGGAGTGCATGCGGCGCCGCCCGATCCCGAGACGCCGAGCCCGATGCCGGCCTCGACGAGGCGACGGGCGTGAAGCTCTTCCTGCTCACCTTCATGAACGGGCTCACGCTCGCTGCCCTCTATTTCCTGGTGGCGAGCGGCTTCACGCTGGTCTTCGGGCTGATGCGCAACGTCAATCTCGCGCATGGCTCGCTCTATCTGCTGGGCGCCTATCTCGGCTACAGCGTCATCCAATGGACCGGCTCCTGGTATCTGGGGGTGGCCGCCGGCTTCCTCGGCATGGCGCTGGTGGGCCTGGCGTTGCAGCTCCTGGTCTTCCGCCATATGGAAGGCCAGGACATGCGCCAGACCATGGTCACGATCGGCATCTCGATCGTGCTGGCCGACATCATGCTGTGGATCTGGTCCGGCAACACCTATCAGTTCGAGGCGCCGGAGATCCTCTCGGGCGTGGCGCATGTGCCCCTCGTGCGGGTCTATCCGGCCTATCGCCTGGTGGTGCTGGCGGTCGCGATCGTGATCGGCGTCGGCCTCTCCCTGTTCCTCAACAAGACGCCCATCGGCATGATGATCCGCGCCGGCGTGGACGACCGCGCCATGCTGTCGGCGACCGGCGTCAATGTGCATCTGATCTTCGCCGTCACCTTCGCGATCGGCGCCGGGCTTGCGGGCTTCGCCGGCGTGGTCGGCGGCACCGCCCTCTCGATCGCGCCCGGCGAGGATATCCGCTATCTGCTGGCCTCGCTCGTCGTCACCATCGTCGGCGGCATGGGCTCGATCACGGGAGCCGCCATCGGCGCGCTCCTGATCGGCCTCGCCGAGCAGTTCGGCCTCGCCTACTCGCCGACCTATGGCGTGGTCTACACCTTCGTCATCATGGTGGTGGTCCTGGCCTTCCGGCCCCAGGGCATCATGGGCCGGAGGGCGTGAGGCCATGGCCAGCGTGACCGATACCAACCAGGCCCCGACCTCGCTGCCGGCCCAGCTCGCCGGCAAGCTGCGGCCGCACCATCTCCTGGTGGCGGCCTTCCTGCTGGTCTATCCGCTGATCGCCAGCGACTTCTGGATCGTGCAGATCGGCGCCCAGACCTTCTTCCTCGGGCTGATCGCGCTGTCGCTGACGCTCCTCGCCGGCTATGGCGGCATGGTCTCGCTGGCCCAACTCGCGACCGCCGGCGTCGCCGCCTACATGTATGCGATCTTCGGCCAGAACTCGGCCAATCTCGGCCTCGACTGGCCCTGGTGGGTGGTGATCCCGCTGGCGCTCGCCATCGCGGTCCTGTTCGCGACCCTGGTCGGCGCCCTCTCGGTGCGCACCGAGGGCATCTACACCATCATGATCACGCTCGCGATCAGCGTGGCCTTCTTCTATTTCTGCCAGCAGAACTACAGCATCTTCAACGGATTCAAGGGCTATGCCGGCATCGCGCCGCCGCATGTGTTCGGGGTCGATTGGCGCGCGCCGGTGCCGTTCTACTTCCTGGCGCTGGGCCTGGGCGCCTTCGGCTATTTCGGCGTGCTCTGGCTGTCGCGCTCGACCTTCGGCATCGCGCTCCAGGCGGTC
The nucleotide sequence above comes from Hypericibacter terrae. Encoded proteins:
- a CDS encoding aromatic ring-hydroxylating oxygenase subunit alpha; the encoded protein is MSAEFTTTLDSDWYVDPEIYAREMATIFGREWLLVGHRHELARAGEYLATELAGRRIFVLAGKDGGLRAFHNVCRHRAAQLLPEGNGQCGVLRCPYHGWVYDHDGRLKKRPGFAEEESFDGAALGLFPVRVEEWRGFVFVNLDPQAGDLLSGLGDMAAATQGVPLERYRFHKRQSYELDFNWKTYTDNYLDAYHIPYLHPQLAADLDMATYRVVNGDRVSVHHASPRAKAPAGETGAYQGLFLWRWPNNSLGVYAGGFNICRILPQSVSRLRLLFDFYFDPEAGFSEAEKDRKAAMTCQVVEEDFPICSQVQRNLEVGVYRSGPLNPRLETGVAYFHDLVRRAVGNRP
- a CDS encoding branched-chain amino acid ABC transporter permease, with translation MKLFLLTFMNGLTLAALYFLVASGFTLVFGLMRNVNLAHGSLYLLGAYLGYSVIQWTGSWYLGVAAGFLGMALVGLALQLLVFRHMEGQDMRQTMVTIGISIVLADIMLWIWSGNTYQFEAPEILSGVAHVPLVRVYPAYRLVVLAVAIVIGVGLSLFLNKTPIGMMIRAGVDDRAMLSATGVNVHLIFAVTFAIGAGLAGFAGVVGGTALSIAPGEDIRYLLASLVVTIVGGMGSITGAAIGALLIGLAEQFGLAYSPTYGVVYTFVIMVVVLAFRPQGIMGRRA
- a CDS encoding metal-dependent hydrolase family protein, whose translation is MGNVLFTNVRIFDGTGEHPYTGEVLVQGNRIKHVGRGSRTVPVNGNTVIDGAGCTVMPGMTEAHTHFSWNNAASLDAIFRMPPEEHTLLAAGSAKTYLDMGWTSCVGAAAAKPRLDVVIRNAINSGQIPGPRYLANSQEIATMGGLGDTNPPHVDAPEMSFGWVVTGPEEMRKAVRMFIKYGVDLIKLNLSGEEMTDTKAQETPMAEEEIVMAVTEAKRRGIRVCAHARSDESVRLCIKHGIEIIYHASYCSDDTIDLLAQHKDKFFVAPGLGWLVNTARNAGPFGIKPDSPLGIYYERELHIAVETMRKMHKKGIRVLPGGDYGFAWTRHGTNAKDLEYFVDMVGMSPIETLVACTRYGGQIMGRPNELGQVKPGFLADLLLVDGDPVANIRILQDRNRILAVMKDGEFFRTPDMQPSRARVAV
- a CDS encoding FadR/GntR family transcriptional regulator; amino-acid sequence: MTTNGQSARLQTVTEELRSQIANGGWPAGRQVPPERALAEQFGLARNTLRRVLKLLEEEGLLERHVGRGTFVRSPNEGRSNGTNGHNGHNGHGAGLANGSMSGDLTTKLRGASPADLMEVRIIIEPQMAALAASRATAEDIAQIELALKHSIAAKGLAEFEHWDAQLHLTIFRAAKNAILLAWCEAINVVRNEPDWYRLKKRSVTPEVRNSYDRDHTEIVAALKERDPEAARKVLFKHLSRVRDSLLALG
- a CDS encoding branched-chain amino acid ABC transporter permease, which gives rise to MASVTDTNQAPTSLPAQLAGKLRPHHLLVAAFLLVYPLIASDFWIVQIGAQTFFLGLIALSLTLLAGYGGMVSLAQLATAGVAAYMYAIFGQNSANLGLDWPWWVVIPLALAIAVLFATLVGALSVRTEGIYTIMITLAISVAFFYFCQQNYSIFNGFKGYAGIAPPHVFGVDWRAPVPFYFLALGLGAFGYFGVLWLSRSTFGIALQAVRDNPRRMAALGFNVRAHRIAAYAVAGLLAGLGGLLLVWYNGRISPGTIGVGGAINILVIAILGGLRRPIGPFIGALFFVLLDNFAIDLIDRERFNLVIGIAFLAVVLFSPDGVLGLWDGLKRRLAKTAAQRGKDMRTP
- a CDS encoding fumarylacetoacetate hydrolase family protein; its protein translation is MKLVVYEREGRRGVGILEQDDRIRPYRLTEAEAAQGLQAVIEAKLAGRILPLADVTIALDGVRLIAPFPHPRRNIFCVGKNYYEHAHEFARSGFDSSATSGAVPDAPIIFTKVPECVTGPFDPVFMEARVSAAIDYEAELCVVIGKGGRGIPKSEVMAHVWGYTAVNDVTARDLQAKHKQWLIGKSQDSFCPMGPCAVTADEIDLADTTVQCWVNGELRQNANTRDLIFDVPTLIEALSAGITLLPGDLIATGTPVGVGIGFNPPRYLKPGDKVRIEIGGIGRIENEFQELSAQRRKGSAA
- a CDS encoding alpha/beta fold hydrolase; this encodes MSTQTIERMAVEVEGEGDPVVLVHGLGGSSNTWTPQLGILAGRYRIIRPDLQGSGRSPLGSASLSVDGFVDSLIRMARVLGVERAHFAGHSLGTIILQKLAIAEPRLVRSLTLCAPLLAPPDQARQGLKDRAAKARAEGMGDIADAVLKVAISNHTKQANPVAFAAARESLMRQCPNGYGATCEALAAVEAADVTRITAPTLLIAGEDDPVAPASVARTIADRIKGARVHVLARIAHWTTFEAATEVNALMKDFLAAQR
- a CDS encoding thiamine pyrophosphate-binding protein translates to MNRLSGAEAFVRMLQLQGVRHVFGLCGDTSLPLYDALFRLDHGITHILTRDERSAGYMADAYARVTGKVGVCEGPSGGGATYILPGVAEANESSIPVLAVTTDIAVTSRGRFTLTELDQEALFRPVTKWNRMIDKSSSIPGTLRAAFAQLTTGRPGAVHLGLPFDVQQDAVDESDLWVEPGLNQFPARRAGADPAAIEKAAGLLTAAKRPIILCGGGVVISGAEPELAQLARRLGAPIATSISGQGSIAETDPLALGVVGSNGGSTETARVLDQADLVFFIGCRAGSVTTDRWRHPPREGRRFLHLDVDSGVIAVTYPADVALLGDAKLTLAALNEALGPPHRRTESWGREAVAAAKAEKFLAFDAIAASEERPIRPERVVAELQRLLPEDAILIADPGTPCPYFSAFYEQRRAGRHFISNRAHGALGYSLSAAIGASIGRPGVKCVAAMGDGAFGFTVGELETVMRLKLPITYVVFSNASYGWIKAGQKTKFHERYFSVDFDRSNHARIAEAYGLKAWRVEDPRELRPALKAALESASPTLVDVIAQPLHEARAPVSEWIA